In Streptomyces durocortorensis, a genomic segment contains:
- a CDS encoding HEAT repeat domain-containing protein, whose protein sequence is MFDPFIAPSGTLLGLLQRGRGDGTLHALAAPRPEALAALNHCVVSDPRHDWQVENRSLYYARLYLDLDGGIEEIERHLADPDDHADTDDSRTGLALSVLGHLASYGRDDALALLRRYAATGANWAWALDELALRDDDAGLRSLAAPVLGRFPATEQGAADLAVAVRDSFEPRPWRLWADDPRDEVGARVRAATEQGSFDRWQRQMRPGGPRPGWSVQAVFDWAQQALERGSELHVPAARCLSAVAGPDDLHLIVEAADSGPEGARCAALHYLAEAGDPTVLDLIEAAAISPARTVADAAIAAFERMTCDAAVERARRWARRPDALGSSAAGVLACRGTAQDAPQVLGALREAVRGDGPDAPRLWTLVDGAGRLGIACAAPVLRHVYRETSSSHLRGRAARALAATDPSFATGFAVECLWDCEETTREVAALHAETGDIRVAERLRRLAADPAEEAEVQTAVRSRIGPDAPAV, encoded by the coding sequence ATGTTCGATCCGTTCATAGCGCCGAGCGGCACCCTGCTCGGCCTGTTGCAGAGGGGCCGCGGCGACGGCACGCTCCACGCGCTCGCCGCACCGCGCCCCGAGGCCCTCGCGGCTCTCAACCACTGCGTCGTGAGCGACCCCCGTCACGACTGGCAGGTGGAGAACCGCTCCCTCTACTACGCCCGTCTCTACCTCGACCTCGACGGCGGCATCGAGGAGATCGAGCGGCACCTCGCCGATCCCGACGACCACGCCGACACCGACGACTCCCGCACCGGGCTCGCGCTCTCCGTCCTCGGCCACCTCGCCTCCTACGGACGCGACGACGCCCTGGCCCTGCTCCGCCGCTACGCCGCGACCGGAGCCAACTGGGCCTGGGCCCTGGACGAGCTCGCCCTGCGCGACGACGACGCGGGCCTGCGCTCCCTCGCGGCTCCGGTCCTCGGCCGCTTCCCGGCCACCGAGCAGGGCGCCGCCGACCTCGCCGTCGCCGTACGGGACTCCTTCGAGCCGCGGCCCTGGCGGCTGTGGGCCGACGACCCCCGCGACGAGGTCGGCGCCCGGGTCCGGGCCGCCACCGAACAGGGCTCCTTCGACCGATGGCAGCGGCAGATGCGTCCCGGGGGTCCCCGCCCCGGCTGGAGCGTCCAGGCCGTCTTCGACTGGGCCCAGCAGGCCCTGGAACGCGGCAGCGAACTGCACGTCCCCGCAGCCCGCTGTCTCTCCGCCGTCGCCGGACCCGACGACCTGCACCTGATCGTCGAAGCCGCCGACAGCGGCCCCGAAGGCGCCCGCTGCGCCGCCCTGCACTACCTCGCGGAGGCGGGCGACCCCACCGTCCTCGACCTCATCGAGGCCGCCGCGATCAGCCCCGCCCGGACCGTCGCCGACGCGGCCATCGCCGCCTTCGAGCGGATGACCTGCGACGCCGCCGTGGAGCGCGCCCGGCGCTGGGCCCGCAGGCCCGACGCCCTCGGCTCCAGTGCCGCCGGAGTCCTCGCCTGCCGCGGCACCGCCCAGGACGCTCCCCAAGTCCTCGGCGCCCTGCGGGAGGCCGTACGAGGCGACGGCCCCGACGCCCCCAGGCTCTGGACCCTCGTCGACGGCGCCGGACGCCTCGGCATCGCCTGCGCCGCCCCCGTGCTGCGCCACGTCTACCGCGAGACGTCCTCCTCGCACCTGCGGGGCCGGGCCGCCCGCGCCCTGGCCGCCACCGACCCGTCCTTCGCGACCGGGTTCGCTGTGGAGTGCCTCTGGGACTGCGAGGAGACCACCCGCGAGGTGGCCGCCCTCCACGCCGAGACCGGAGACATCCGCGTCGCCGAACGGCTGCGCCGCCTCGCCGCCGACCCGGCCGAGGAGGCCGAGGTCCAGACGGCGGTACGCAGCCGCATCGGGCCGGACGCACCAGCGGTCTGA
- a CDS encoding ankyrin repeat domain-containing protein: MSETPDPEVVELATKVFDLARTGETEALLAYVDAGVPANLTNDRGDTLLMLAAYHGHAGAVTALVARGADPDRANDRGQTPLAGAVFKGEPTVIDALLTAGADPAAGTPSALETARMFGKSELVERFGAR; the protein is encoded by the coding sequence ATGAGCGAAACCCCCGATCCCGAGGTGGTCGAGCTGGCGACCAAGGTCTTCGACCTCGCCCGCACCGGCGAGACCGAGGCGCTCCTCGCGTACGTCGACGCAGGCGTCCCCGCCAACCTCACCAACGACCGGGGCGACACGCTGCTGATGCTCGCCGCCTACCACGGGCACGCCGGGGCGGTCACCGCCCTCGTCGCCCGCGGCGCCGACCCGGACCGGGCCAACGACCGCGGCCAGACCCCGCTGGCCGGAGCGGTCTTCAAGGGCGAGCCCACCGTCATCGACGCCCTGCTCACCGCGGGCGCCGACCCCGCAGCCGGGACCCCGTCCGCGCTGGAGACGGCCCGGATGTTCGGCAAGTCCGAGCTGGTGGAACGCTTCGGTGCCCGCTGA
- a CDS encoding SCO1417 family MocR-like transcription factor has protein sequence MAQWTSTVGAAQLARQLQSQQPRPTGPGGRKPPAYRALADGVRLLVLEGRVPVAARLPAERELALALSVSRTTVAAAYEALRAEGFLESRRGAGSWTAVPAGNPLPARGLEPLPPESLGSMIDLGCAALPAPEPWLTRAVQGALEELPPYAHTHGDYPAGLPALRQMIADRYTALGIPTMPEQIMVTTGAMGAIDAICHLFAGRGERIAVESPSYANILQLMREAGARLVPVAMGDGLAGWDMNRWRQVLRDAAPRLAYVVADFHNPTGALADEQQRRELVDAARSAGTVLVVDETMNELLLDPDLDMPRRVCAFDPAGSTVLTVGSASKAFWAGMRIGWVRAAPDVIRSLVAARAYADMGTPVLEQLAINWLMGTGGWEQAVDVRRSQARENRDALVAAVRRELPDWEFTVPRGGLTLWVRTGGLSGSRLAVAGERVGVRVPSGPRFGVDGAFEGYVRLPFTVAGPVADEAAVRLAAAVELVRSGAGVGADAPRSFVA, from the coding sequence ATGGCGCAGTGGACTTCGACCGTGGGGGCGGCTCAGCTCGCCCGGCAGCTCCAGTCCCAGCAGCCCCGGCCCACCGGGCCGGGCGGACGGAAACCGCCCGCCTACCGTGCGCTCGCCGACGGCGTACGGCTCCTCGTGCTGGAGGGCCGGGTCCCGGTCGCCGCCCGGCTGCCCGCCGAACGCGAGCTGGCCCTCGCCCTCTCCGTCAGCCGTACCACCGTCGCCGCCGCCTACGAGGCCCTGCGCGCCGAAGGGTTCCTGGAGTCGCGGCGCGGCGCGGGCAGCTGGACCGCCGTCCCGGCCGGCAACCCGCTGCCCGCCCGCGGCCTCGAACCGCTGCCCCCGGAGTCGCTCGGCTCGATGATCGACCTGGGCTGTGCGGCCCTGCCCGCCCCCGAGCCCTGGCTGACCCGCGCGGTCCAGGGGGCGCTGGAGGAGCTTCCGCCGTACGCCCATACGCACGGCGACTATCCGGCCGGGCTGCCCGCGCTGCGGCAGATGATCGCCGACCGCTACACCGCGCTCGGCATCCCGACCATGCCGGAACAGATCATGGTCACCACCGGCGCGATGGGCGCCATCGACGCCATCTGCCACCTCTTCGCGGGCCGGGGCGAACGGATCGCGGTCGAGTCCCCCTCGTACGCCAACATCCTCCAGCTGATGCGCGAGGCCGGCGCCCGCCTCGTCCCCGTCGCGATGGGGGACGGCCTTGCGGGCTGGGACATGAACCGCTGGCGCCAGGTGCTGCGCGACGCGGCCCCCCGGCTCGCCTATGTGGTGGCCGACTTCCACAACCCGACCGGGGCGCTCGCCGACGAGCAGCAGCGCCGGGAGCTGGTGGACGCCGCCCGGTCCGCCGGCACGGTCCTGGTCGTCGACGAGACGATGAACGAACTCCTCCTGGACCCGGACCTGGACATGCCCCGCCGGGTCTGCGCCTTCGACCCGGCGGGCAGCACGGTGCTCACCGTCGGCTCGGCCAGCAAGGCGTTCTGGGCCGGGATGCGGATCGGCTGGGTGCGGGCCGCTCCCGACGTCATCCGCAGCCTGGTCGCGGCCCGCGCCTACGCCGACATGGGCACCCCGGTCCTGGAACAGCTCGCGATCAACTGGCTCATGGGCACGGGCGGCTGGGAGCAGGCCGTCGACGTCCGGCGGAGCCAGGCGCGGGAGAACCGCGACGCGCTGGTCGCCGCGGTCCGCCGGGAGCTGCCGGACTGGGAGTTCACGGTGCCGCGCGGCGGCCTGACCCTGTGGGTGCGCACCGGCGGCCTCTCCGGGTCGCGGCTGGCCGTGGCGGGCGAACGGGTCGGCGTCCGGGTGCCCTCGGGCCCCCGGTTCGGGGTCGACGGTGCCTTCGAGGGTTACGTACGCCTGCCGTTCACGGTGGCCGGGCCGGTGGCCGACGAGGCGGCCGTGCGGCTGGCGGCGGCCGTGGAGCTGGTCCGTTCCGGTGCGGGCGTGGGCGCCGATGCCCCGCGCAGCTTCGTGGCCTGA
- the yczE gene encoding membrane protein YczE: MARTTGRSTARLTRRLVQLYVGLALYGTSSALLVRAGLGLEPWGVLHQGLAELTGGSIGVVSIVVGAVVLLLWIPLRQRPGLGTVSNVFVVGLAMDGTLALVGELDGLALRVPVMVLGVVLNGAATGLYISARFGPGPRDGLMTGLHQVTGRSIRLVRTAIEVAVVVTGFALGGSLGAGTVLYALTIGPSAQFFLRMFALPAPAGSSPVAAPAPGQAILPQ, translated from the coding sequence ATGGCCAGGACCACCGGCCGGAGCACGGCCCGGCTCACCCGGCGGCTGGTCCAGCTGTACGTCGGGCTGGCGCTGTACGGGACGAGTTCGGCGCTCCTGGTGCGGGCCGGGCTCGGCCTGGAGCCGTGGGGCGTACTCCATCAGGGACTCGCGGAGCTGACCGGCGGATCGATCGGCGTGGTCTCGATCGTCGTCGGCGCGGTCGTCCTGCTGCTGTGGATCCCGCTGCGCCAGCGCCCGGGGCTCGGCACGGTATCCAACGTGTTCGTCGTCGGCCTGGCCATGGACGGGACGCTCGCCCTGGTCGGCGAGCTCGACGGTCTCGCTCTCCGCGTCCCCGTGATGGTCCTGGGGGTGGTGCTGAACGGGGCGGCGACCGGGCTCTACATCAGCGCCCGGTTCGGTCCGGGGCCTCGCGACGGGCTGATGACCGGGCTGCACCAGGTCACCGGCCGCTCCATCCGGCTGGTCCGTACGGCGATCGAGGTGGCCGTCGTGGTGACCGGCTTCGCGCTGGGCGGCTCGCTGGGAGCGGGCACGGTGCTGTACGCCCTGACGATCGGCCCGTCGGCCCAGTTCTTCCTGCGGATGTTCGCCCTCCCCGCACCCGCCGGTTCCAGCCCCGTTGCCGCCCCGGCACCCGGGCAGGCCATACTGCCGCAGTGA